From one Diprion similis isolate iyDipSimi1 chromosome 7, iyDipSimi1.1, whole genome shotgun sequence genomic stretch:
- the LOC124408351 gene encoding F-box only protein 11 isoform X1: protein MPSASFTSSRSYVRRSRRKGANRIPLPSRTTSGTGLTSNLYIEKFYRRGYMFHNRQRRLQYSRSLIAEPCELPCPASNPIPPGGGGVGGGRGSSPSVSGIAAPSPSHSHSSPYDLRRKSPPHPDPAPGTSSALPPPGGSSIAAALGTSSLPARKRPRRTCSLSTDGTNTNTAAQYLQYELPDEVVLTIFTYLMEQDLCRISQVCKRFQAIANDTELWKSLYQQVYEYDLPLFNPGLCKFEFVSPDESDYSNPWKESFRQLYRGVHVRPGFQDLKYKGRNLQYFNTVQKALDFVEEYRSSNRSTPNANSTTKVQGNCCINNSQDTEETSPHLVFLHAGTYRSEFLIIDCDVALIGAAAGNVAESVILERDTESTVTFVEGAKRAYAGHLTIKFTPDATSTAQHHKHYCLEVGENCSPTVDHCIIRSSSVVGAAVCVSGVGANPVVKNCDISDCENVGLYVTDYAQGTYEDNEISRNALAGIWVKNYANPIMRRNHIHHGRDVGIFTFDNGLGYFETNDIHNNRIAGFEVKAGANPTVVHCEIHHGQTGGIYVHENGLGQFIDNKIHSNNFAGVWITSNSNPTIRRNEIYNGHQGGVYIFGEGRGLIEHNNIYGNALAGIQIRTNSDPIVRHNKIHHGQHGGIYVHEKGQGLIEENEVYANTLAGVWITTGSTPVLRRNRIHSGKQVGVYFYDNGHGKLEDNDIFNHLYSGVQIRTGSNPVIRGNKIWGGQNGGVLVYNSGLGLLEQNEIFDNAMAGVWIKTDSNPTLKRNKIFDGRDGGICIFNGGKGILEENDIFRNAQAGVLISTQSHPVLRRNRIFDGLAAGIEITNNATATLEFNQIFNNRFGGLCLASGVQPTARGNKIFNNQDAVEKAVGNGQCLYKISSYTSFPMHDFYRCQTCNTTDRNAICVNCIKTCHAGHDVEFIRHDRFFCDCGAGTLTNQCQLQGEPTQDTDTLYDSAAPMESHTLMVN from the exons ATGCCGAGCGCGTCATTCACATCATCACGTAGCTACGTACGCAGATCCCGGAGGAAAGGCGCCAACAGAATCCCATTACCCTCTAGAACAACATCGG GGACAGGATTAACTTCAAATCTGTATATCGAAAAATTCTATCGCCGTGGATACATGTTCCACAATCGCCAGAGACGCCTTCAATATTCAAGAAGCCTGATCG CCGAGCCATGCGAGTTACCGTGTCCAGCTTCAAATCCAATTCCTCCAGGAGGCGGGGGTGTAGGAGGAGGTCGAGGCTCTTCGCCAAGTGTTTCGGGGATCGCCGCCCCTTCTCCGTCTCATTCGCACTCGTCGCCCTATGATCTTCGACGTAAAAGTCCCCCGCATCCCGATCCTGCACCTGGCACAAGTTCAGCACTACCACCGCCTGGAGGAAGCAGCATCGCCGCTGCTCTTGGAACCTCATCTTTACCAGCCAGAAAACGACCTAGGAGAACATGCTCACTTTCAACCGATG gcacaaacacaaacacagctGCGCAATACCTTCAGTATGAGTTGCCGGACGAGGTGGTGCTGACGATATTCACCTACCTAATGGAACAAGATTTGTGCCGTATTTCGCAAGTGTGTAAACGTTTCCAAGCGATTGCGAATGACACGGAATTGTGGAAGTCTTTGTATCAGCAAGTTTACGAGTATGATTTGCCCCTGTTCAATCCGGgtctttgtaaatttgaatttgtctCGCCGGACGAATCGGATTATTCAAACCCCTGGAAAGAAAGTTTTCGACAATTGTACAGAGGAGTACACGTCAGGCCTGGTTTTCAGGATCTTAAATATAAGGGTAGAAATCTCCAGTATTTCAACACTGTGCAAAAGGCTTTAGACTTTGTTGAGGAATATAGGAGTAGCAATAGATCGACGCCAAATGCGAACTCAACTACCAAAGTTCAAGGTAACTGTTGCATCAATAACTCGCAAGACACCGAGGAAACGTCCCCGCACCTAGTATTTTTACATGCCGGCACGTACCGTAGTGAATTTCTCATCATAGACTGCGACGTAGCTTTGATAGGAGCTGCCGCAGGCAACGTCGCCGAGTCTGTTATTTTAGAGAGAGACACGGAGTCGACAGTTACGTTCGTTGAAGGTGCTAAACGTGCGTATGCGGGCCACCTCACCATCAAATTCACACCTGATGCAACCAGCACTGCACAACATCATAAACATTACTGTCTGGAAGTAGGCGAAAATTGTAGTCCAACGGTTGATCACTGCATTATTCGTAGTTCGAGCGTCG TTGGAGCAGCAGTCTGCGTGTCGGGTGTTGGAGCAAATCCTGTGGTGAAAAATTGCGATATATCTGACTGCGAAAATGTTGGCCTGTACGTAACCGACTATGCCCAAGGCACTTATGAGGATAACGAAATATCCCGAAATGCACTAGCGGGGATTTGGGTAAAAAACTACGCAAACCCGATTATGAGACGAAATCACATCCACCATGGCAGAGATGTTGGGATATTCACGTTTGATAACGGCCTAGGATACTTTGAGACGAATGATATTCACAATAATCGAATCGCTGGTTTTGAAGTTAAGGCGGGTGCTAATCCAACCGTTGTTCACTGCGAAATACATCATGGTCAAACAGGCGGTATATACGTTCATGAGAATGGTCTGGGACAATTCATCGACAACAAAATTCACTCAAATAATTTTGCTGGCGTTTGGATAACATCAAATTCTAATCCAACGATTCGCAGAAATGAAATATACAATGGTCATCAAGGTGGGGTTTACATATTTGGCGAAGGCCGCGGTCTCATAgaacataataatatttacggCAATGCTCTCGCCGGGATACAAATCCGGACGAACTCAGATCCGATTGTCAGACACAACAAAATTCACCATGGACAACATGGTGGTATATATGTTCATGAAAAAGGTCAAGGTTTGATCGAGGAAAACGAAGTTTACGCCAATACGTTGGCCGGGGTTTGGATAACGACGGGATCAACTCCCGTACTAAGAAGAAATCGAATCCACAGCGGCAAACAGGTCGGGGTTTACTTCTATGACAATGGTCATGGGAAATTGGAAGACAATGATATATTCAATCATCTGTATTCTGGAGTGCAGATTAG GACTGGGAGCAACCCTGTTATTAGAGGGAACAAAATATGGGGTGGGCAAAACGGTGGAGTCCTCGTCTACAATAGTGGTCTAGGCCTTTTAGaacagaatgaaattttcgacaatgCCATGGCAGGTGTTTGGATTAAAACTGACAGTAATCCAACGttaaaaaggaataaaatattcgATGGAAGAGATGGCGGAATTTGTATATTCAATGGGGGAAAAG GTATACTCGAGGAGAACGATATATTCCGAAACGCGCAAGCTGGAGTCCTAATTTCAACCCAATCGCATCCAGTCCTTAGGAGAAATCGTATTTTCGATGGACTAGCTGCAGGCATTGAGATAACGAACAATGCAACCGCCACATTGGAGTTCAATCAGATCTTCAATAACCGATTTGGAGGTCTTTGTCTGGCTAGCGGAGTTCAGCCAACAGCAAGAG GTAATAAGATATTCAACAATCAAGATGCAGTGGAAAAAGCTGTCGGTAATGGCCAATgtctttacaaaatttcttcTTACACGTCGTTCCCGATGCATGACTTTTACCGTTGTCAAACGTGCAATACGACAGATCGTAATGCTATCTGTGTGAACTGTATAAAAACCTGTCATGCTGGCCACGATGTAGAATTCATCCGGCACGATAG atttttttgcgACTGCGGAGCCGGAACCTTAACTAACCAGTGTCAGCTGCAGGGTGAGCCTACGCAAGACACCGACACTTTATACGATAGTGCTGCACCCATGGAGTCACACACGCTCATGGTCAACTAG
- the LOC124408351 gene encoding F-box only protein 11 isoform X2: MPSASFTSSRSYVRRSRRKGANRIPLPSRTTSAEPCELPCPASNPIPPGGGGVGGGRGSSPSVSGIAAPSPSHSHSSPYDLRRKSPPHPDPAPGTSSALPPPGGSSIAAALGTSSLPARKRPRRTCSLSTDGTNTNTAAQYLQYELPDEVVLTIFTYLMEQDLCRISQVCKRFQAIANDTELWKSLYQQVYEYDLPLFNPGLCKFEFVSPDESDYSNPWKESFRQLYRGVHVRPGFQDLKYKGRNLQYFNTVQKALDFVEEYRSSNRSTPNANSTTKVQGNCCINNSQDTEETSPHLVFLHAGTYRSEFLIIDCDVALIGAAAGNVAESVILERDTESTVTFVEGAKRAYAGHLTIKFTPDATSTAQHHKHYCLEVGENCSPTVDHCIIRSSSVVGAAVCVSGVGANPVVKNCDISDCENVGLYVTDYAQGTYEDNEISRNALAGIWVKNYANPIMRRNHIHHGRDVGIFTFDNGLGYFETNDIHNNRIAGFEVKAGANPTVVHCEIHHGQTGGIYVHENGLGQFIDNKIHSNNFAGVWITSNSNPTIRRNEIYNGHQGGVYIFGEGRGLIEHNNIYGNALAGIQIRTNSDPIVRHNKIHHGQHGGIYVHEKGQGLIEENEVYANTLAGVWITTGSTPVLRRNRIHSGKQVGVYFYDNGHGKLEDNDIFNHLYSGVQIRTGSNPVIRGNKIWGGQNGGVLVYNSGLGLLEQNEIFDNAMAGVWIKTDSNPTLKRNKIFDGRDGGICIFNGGKGILEENDIFRNAQAGVLISTQSHPVLRRNRIFDGLAAGIEITNNATATLEFNQIFNNRFGGLCLASGVQPTARGNKIFNNQDAVEKAVGNGQCLYKISSYTSFPMHDFYRCQTCNTTDRNAICVNCIKTCHAGHDVEFIRHDRFFCDCGAGTLTNQCQLQGEPTQDTDTLYDSAAPMESHTLMVN, translated from the exons ATGCCGAGCGCGTCATTCACATCATCACGTAGCTACGTACGCAGATCCCGGAGGAAAGGCGCCAACAGAATCCCATTACCCTCTAGAACAACATCGG CCGAGCCATGCGAGTTACCGTGTCCAGCTTCAAATCCAATTCCTCCAGGAGGCGGGGGTGTAGGAGGAGGTCGAGGCTCTTCGCCAAGTGTTTCGGGGATCGCCGCCCCTTCTCCGTCTCATTCGCACTCGTCGCCCTATGATCTTCGACGTAAAAGTCCCCCGCATCCCGATCCTGCACCTGGCACAAGTTCAGCACTACCACCGCCTGGAGGAAGCAGCATCGCCGCTGCTCTTGGAACCTCATCTTTACCAGCCAGAAAACGACCTAGGAGAACATGCTCACTTTCAACCGATG gcacaaacacaaacacagctGCGCAATACCTTCAGTATGAGTTGCCGGACGAGGTGGTGCTGACGATATTCACCTACCTAATGGAACAAGATTTGTGCCGTATTTCGCAAGTGTGTAAACGTTTCCAAGCGATTGCGAATGACACGGAATTGTGGAAGTCTTTGTATCAGCAAGTTTACGAGTATGATTTGCCCCTGTTCAATCCGGgtctttgtaaatttgaatttgtctCGCCGGACGAATCGGATTATTCAAACCCCTGGAAAGAAAGTTTTCGACAATTGTACAGAGGAGTACACGTCAGGCCTGGTTTTCAGGATCTTAAATATAAGGGTAGAAATCTCCAGTATTTCAACACTGTGCAAAAGGCTTTAGACTTTGTTGAGGAATATAGGAGTAGCAATAGATCGACGCCAAATGCGAACTCAACTACCAAAGTTCAAGGTAACTGTTGCATCAATAACTCGCAAGACACCGAGGAAACGTCCCCGCACCTAGTATTTTTACATGCCGGCACGTACCGTAGTGAATTTCTCATCATAGACTGCGACGTAGCTTTGATAGGAGCTGCCGCAGGCAACGTCGCCGAGTCTGTTATTTTAGAGAGAGACACGGAGTCGACAGTTACGTTCGTTGAAGGTGCTAAACGTGCGTATGCGGGCCACCTCACCATCAAATTCACACCTGATGCAACCAGCACTGCACAACATCATAAACATTACTGTCTGGAAGTAGGCGAAAATTGTAGTCCAACGGTTGATCACTGCATTATTCGTAGTTCGAGCGTCG TTGGAGCAGCAGTCTGCGTGTCGGGTGTTGGAGCAAATCCTGTGGTGAAAAATTGCGATATATCTGACTGCGAAAATGTTGGCCTGTACGTAACCGACTATGCCCAAGGCACTTATGAGGATAACGAAATATCCCGAAATGCACTAGCGGGGATTTGGGTAAAAAACTACGCAAACCCGATTATGAGACGAAATCACATCCACCATGGCAGAGATGTTGGGATATTCACGTTTGATAACGGCCTAGGATACTTTGAGACGAATGATATTCACAATAATCGAATCGCTGGTTTTGAAGTTAAGGCGGGTGCTAATCCAACCGTTGTTCACTGCGAAATACATCATGGTCAAACAGGCGGTATATACGTTCATGAGAATGGTCTGGGACAATTCATCGACAACAAAATTCACTCAAATAATTTTGCTGGCGTTTGGATAACATCAAATTCTAATCCAACGATTCGCAGAAATGAAATATACAATGGTCATCAAGGTGGGGTTTACATATTTGGCGAAGGCCGCGGTCTCATAgaacataataatatttacggCAATGCTCTCGCCGGGATACAAATCCGGACGAACTCAGATCCGATTGTCAGACACAACAAAATTCACCATGGACAACATGGTGGTATATATGTTCATGAAAAAGGTCAAGGTTTGATCGAGGAAAACGAAGTTTACGCCAATACGTTGGCCGGGGTTTGGATAACGACGGGATCAACTCCCGTACTAAGAAGAAATCGAATCCACAGCGGCAAACAGGTCGGGGTTTACTTCTATGACAATGGTCATGGGAAATTGGAAGACAATGATATATTCAATCATCTGTATTCTGGAGTGCAGATTAG GACTGGGAGCAACCCTGTTATTAGAGGGAACAAAATATGGGGTGGGCAAAACGGTGGAGTCCTCGTCTACAATAGTGGTCTAGGCCTTTTAGaacagaatgaaattttcgacaatgCCATGGCAGGTGTTTGGATTAAAACTGACAGTAATCCAACGttaaaaaggaataaaatattcgATGGAAGAGATGGCGGAATTTGTATATTCAATGGGGGAAAAG GTATACTCGAGGAGAACGATATATTCCGAAACGCGCAAGCTGGAGTCCTAATTTCAACCCAATCGCATCCAGTCCTTAGGAGAAATCGTATTTTCGATGGACTAGCTGCAGGCATTGAGATAACGAACAATGCAACCGCCACATTGGAGTTCAATCAGATCTTCAATAACCGATTTGGAGGTCTTTGTCTGGCTAGCGGAGTTCAGCCAACAGCAAGAG GTAATAAGATATTCAACAATCAAGATGCAGTGGAAAAAGCTGTCGGTAATGGCCAATgtctttacaaaatttcttcTTACACGTCGTTCCCGATGCATGACTTTTACCGTTGTCAAACGTGCAATACGACAGATCGTAATGCTATCTGTGTGAACTGTATAAAAACCTGTCATGCTGGCCACGATGTAGAATTCATCCGGCACGATAG atttttttgcgACTGCGGAGCCGGAACCTTAACTAACCAGTGTCAGCTGCAGGGTGAGCCTACGCAAGACACCGACACTTTATACGATAGTGCTGCACCCATGGAGTCACACACGCTCATGGTCAACTAG